The DNA window TCAGCTCGCGCCCGGCCAGTTCGACGCGGCGGCTGGCGCGCTCCAGGACGAGGTCGCCGGCCACCAGGCGCGCCGCCGCCGTCAGCGGCTGGCTCATCCCGCGGGTGCGACGCAGGACCGCGCGGATGCGCGAGGCCAGCTCGGCCGGGTCGAAGGGCTTGGACAGGTAGTCGTCGGCGCCGTCGTCCAGGGCGGAGACGCGCTCGTAGGAGGCGTCGAGCTGGGTGAGCATAATGATCGGCGTCCAGGTCCCCCCGGCCCTGAGCCGGCGCACGAGCTCGCGCCCGTCCATGCGGGGCATGAGCACGTCGGTGACGACGATGTCGACGTCGTAGGCGCCCAGCAGGTCGAGCGCCTCGACGCCGTCGCCGGCCAGGAGGACGCGGTGGCCGCTGCGCTCCAGGTAGGGGCCCAGCGAATTGCGGATGGGGGCCTCGTCGTCGACCAGCAGGACCGTGGCCGACGACGAGGCCGGTGATGGAACCGACGACGAGGCCGGAGCGGCGGGCCGCCTCACGGGCGGACCGCCGGATTCGCCGATGTCACTGGGTGAGCCTTCCGGTGGTGTTGTCGGCGCCGAGGTCCTGGATGTCGGGGTCGTCCCCGAGCCAGTGGACGGTGACGTTGGAGCCCTGGATCTGGAGGTGGTCGATGTCGCGGGCGTAGACCGTGACGTCCGATCCCTGGATGATGAGGGTGTCCACGTCCTCGGCGGCGATGGTGTTCTCGGCGCCCTGGACCGTGAGCATGTCGAGGTCGCCGACCAGGTTGAGGGTCGACCCCGAGCCCTGGACGGCATAGCTGCCGGAGACCGTCTGGCGCTCCCCCTTGTCGAGGATCTCCTTCCAGGCCGCGTTGGTGATGGGGGCGTCCTCGGCGTCGTCATCGTCGTCGCCGTCGTGGTCGCCGGAGCCGGTGGGACTGCCGGTGGGGTTGTTGGAGCCGGTCGAGCCGGTGGCGCCGCCTGCGGTGCCGCCGGTGTTGCCGGTGCTGGTCGAGCCCTGGGCGCCGGTGGAGCCGGCGTCCGACCCCTGGGCCTGAGAGGCCTTTGGCGAAGCGGAGCCGGCGTCGTTGACGGACAACGAGCAGGCGCCCAGCGACAGGGACAGGGCCACGGTGGCAGCGCCGGCGAGAACGATCTTGGAAAGGCGCATGGCGAGTTCCTCTCAGGAATCAGCGGATGGGTTGTACGATGTACACATTACCGGCTTGTTATCCCGAGACTGTCGCCGAACTGTCGTAGGTTCGCGACCGCAGCGATCCCGCGGGAGCCTCACCGGTGAGCGGGGAGCCGTCGGCCGCTTTCTCCACTTCACGCAGGGGCGGTCGCCGCCGTCGCCGCCCGGCCCGCCGTCGCCGCCCGGCCCCCGTCTCGTGCGGGGCACCGCCGTACCGCCGCCTTCCCGGGCGGTTCTGGCGGGCAGGCCCGCGCACTGAAACGGCAAACACCCTCACAATGGGTCGCGACAGTCTGTCGACAGAATGTCGCCGCCAATGATTTGGGTCAGACGCCGGAAAAAGGTGGCTCCCGCGTATCTTTAAAGCCCCAGCCCCTCAGCCGTGGATCGCAAAACGGCGGAATGACGCCGATCCCGTCAGGTTCGACCGGAGTGAGCGGCCTTAAAGATATGCGGGAGCCACCTTTTCGCGGCACCGTACCCCGGACCGCGGTGCACTCCGTCGGACGGACCGCTCGGGCCGACCTCGCTGCGCCCGTCGGACGGACCTCGCCGCGGTCAACGTCATGAAGGACGAGGGCCCCTGGAGGCCCCGGAGCTCCGTCACGGACGGAGGGCCCACGAGGTTCGCCGCGCCAGACGCTCGTGGACGTCTGGGGCCACGTCACGGACGGAGAGTATGGCGGGGTCCGGGATTTCGGTCACGAGCCGCCCGGGCGGCGCCCCCGTTGGCGCCCGCGATCGTGACCTCACCCGGGTCCGCGAGATCGTCGGGCAGGCATCGAGATGGTCGGGTAACCCGCGAGAACGTCTGCTAGAGGTACGATCTCGCGGGTCAAGTGACGTGCTCACGGGTTACCCGACGATCTCGACGGCGGGCCCGGCCGCCCCGGCGTCAGGACGGCTTCTCGGCCGCGGCCTTGGTCGCCCTGCCCGCGGCCTTCGGCCTCCCGGACGTCGCCTTGGCCGACTTCTCCGCCGCGGCCGTGGTCTTCTTGGCCGACGACTTGGCCGTCTTGGCCGACGTCCTGGTCGTCTTAGTCGTCTTGGCCGTCTTCTTGCGGGTCGTGCGCTTCTTGACGGGGCCCTTGGCGCGCTTCTCCGCCAGCAGCTCGTAGGCGCGCTCGGGAGTCACCGTCGCCGGGTCGTCGCCGCGGCGCAGCGTCACATTCGTGACGCCGTCGGTGAAGTAAGGGCCGAAGCGCCCGTCCTTAATGACCACCGGGCGCCCGGACTCCGGGTCCGTCCCCAGCTCGCGCAGCGGCCCGCGCGCGGCCGCCTGGCCGCGGCGCCGCTTGGGCTGCGCGAAGAGCTCCAGGGCCTGCTCCAGCGTCACCGTGAACAGCTCCTCCTCGGTCTCCAGGGAGCGCGAATCCGTGCCCTTCTTCAAGTACGGCCCGTAGCGGCCGTTGTGGGCGGTGATGTCCACGCCCTCGGCGTCGCGGCCCACCACGCGCGGCAGGCTCAGCAGGTCAAGGGCCTGCTCCAGGGTCACCGTCGACAGATCCATGCTCTTGAACAGGGAGGCCGTGCGGGGCTTGGGGGCGGCCGTCTTCCGCGTCCCGCGCCTTTTCGCCCCGGTCGTTCCGGTCGCCCCGGTCGACTTGGTCCGCCCGGTCGACCCGGCGCCCTGCGCGTCCCGCGCCGTCTCCGCGCCGCCCTCCGCCGCGGGCTCGGGCAGGACCTCGGTGACGTAGGGCCCGTAGCGCCCGTCCTTGGCGACGATCGTGCGCCCGGTGGCCGGGTCGGTCCCCAGCTCGCGGCCGTCGTCGGCGGCCCGGGCGAACAGCTCGCGCGCCCTGGCCACGGTCAGCTCGTCGGGGGCGATGTCGGCGGGCACATTGGCGCGCTTGCCCTCCGCATCCTCCAGGTAGGGCCCGTAGCGGCCCACGCGCAGGGTGATGCCCTCGCCAATCTCTATGGAGTTGATGGCGCGGGCGTCGATCTCGCCCAGGTTCTCCACCATGGCCTTCAGACCCTGTTCGGCCTCGGCGGCGACCACGTCGTCGGCCGCGAGAGCGCCGGTCGAGCGCGCCCGGTCCCCGAAGTAGAAGCGGGTGAGCCAGGCGACCCGGTCCTCCCGCCCGGCGGCAATGCGGTCGAGATCGGCCTCCATGGAGGCGGTGAAGTCGTAGTCGACCAGCTCGGCGAAATTCTCCTCCAGCAGCCGGGTGACCGCGAAGGCCAGCCAGGTCGGCACGAGGGCCTGGCCGCGGTGGTCGACGTAGCCGCGGTCGGCGATGGTGGACATGATGGACGCGTAGGTCGAGGGCCGGCCGATCTCGCGCTCCTCCAGCGCCTTGACCAGGGAGGCCTCGGTGTAGCGCGGTGGCGGGGTGGTCTCGTGGCCGGCGGCCTCGGAGCCCAGGGCGGCGAGCTCCTCCCCGGCGCTCATCGCCGGCAGGCGCGCGTCCCCGCCGTCCCGCCCCTGCCCCCGTCCGCCGGCGGACTCGGATTCGTAGCGCTCGGCGTCGCGCCCCTCCTCGTAGGCG is part of the Actinomyces sp. oral taxon 414 genome and encodes:
- a CDS encoding response regulator transcription factor, producing the protein MRRPAAPASSSVPSPASSSATVLLVDDEAPIRNSLGPYLERSGHRVLLAGDGVEALDLLGAYDVDIVVTDVLMPRMDGRELVRRLRAGGTWTPIIMLTQLDASYERVSALDDGADDYLSKPFDPAELASRIRAVLRRTRGMSQPLTAAARLVAGDLVLERASRRVELAGRELNLTPKAVTLLDYLMSHPGELHTRNALLSALWGIDFASSTRAVDHRIREIRRALGDDASEPVYIETVPSVGYRFRAQVHA
- the topA gene encoding type I DNA topoisomerase; this encodes MSTKLVIVESPNKVRSIAGYLGPDFDVEASVGHIRDLAQPSELPAAQKKGPYGKFAVDVEDGFKPYYVINPDKKKTVAQLRRALKNADELYLATDDDREGEAIAWHLKEVLKPTVPVRRMTFTEITKEAVTRALGTTRDIDTDRVDAQETRRILDRLVGYEISPVLWRKVRAGLSAGRVQSVATRLVVERERERMAFVTAGYWGVEARLAAGAGAGGGAGTGATADVDGAADVVGGAGAGGADGTDEPAGTPFTARLTSLDGRRVATGRDFTDAGALRPAAVKAAVVHLHEAGARAVADAVMRSRPRVSGVEDKPYRRRPAAPFTTSTLQQEASRKLRMNPRETMRVAQGLYENGFITYMRTDSTVLSGQAVAAARAQAAELYGAEYVPAKPRVYATRAKNAQEAHEAIRPAGDHFRTPAQVAGSLTGSQFRLYELIWKRTVASQMADAVGSTATVHVEVPLTGAGSGADRSAGAQRSASAPAPGASADADRSFSTADFTASGTVITFRGFLAAYEEGRDAERYESESAGGRGQGRDGGDARLPAMSAGEELAALGSEAAGHETTPPPRYTEASLVKALEEREIGRPSTYASIMSTIADRGYVDHRGQALVPTWLAFAVTRLLEENFAELVDYDFTASMEADLDRIAAGREDRVAWLTRFYFGDRARSTGALAADDVVAAEAEQGLKAMVENLGEIDARAINSIEIGEGITLRVGRYGPYLEDAEGKRANVPADIAPDELTVARARELFARAADDGRELGTDPATGRTIVAKDGRYGPYVTEVLPEPAAEGGAETARDAQGAGSTGRTKSTGATGTTGAKRRGTRKTAAPKPRTASLFKSMDLSTVTLEQALDLLSLPRVVGRDAEGVDITAHNGRYGPYLKKGTDSRSLETEEELFTVTLEQALELFAQPKRRRGQAAARGPLRELGTDPESGRPVVIKDGRFGPYFTDGVTNVTLRRGDDPATVTPERAYELLAEKRAKGPVKKRTTRKKTAKTTKTTRTSAKTAKSSAKKTTAAAEKSAKATSGRPKAAGRATKAAAEKPS
- a CDS encoding DUF3060 domain-containing protein; this translates as MRLSKIVLAGAATVALSLSLGACSLSVNDAGSASPKASQAQGSDAGSTGAQGSTSTGNTGGTAGGATGSTGSNNPTGSPTGSGDHDGDDDDDAEDAPITNAAWKEILDKGERQTVSGSYAVQGSGSTLNLVGDLDMLTVQGAENTIAAEDVDTLIIQGSDVTVYARDIDHLQIQGSNVTVHWLGDDPDIQDLGADNTTGRLTQ